From one Flavobacterium sp. N502536 genomic stretch:
- a CDS encoding ribonucleoside-diphosphate reductase subunit alpha, with protein MYVVKRDGHKEPVMFDKITERIKKLCYGLNELVDPVKVAMRVIEGLYDGVSTSELDNLAAETAASMTIAHPDYAQLAARVAISNLHSNTKKSFSETMKDMYNYVNPRNGQDAPLLSDEVFKVIQENSAFLDSHIIYTRDFNYDYFGFKTLERSYLLKINGKIVERPQHMLMRVSVGIHLDDLKSVIETYDLMSKKFFTHATPTLFNAGTPKPQMSSCFLLAMQDDSIDGIYDTLKQTAKISQSAGGIGLSIHNVRATGSYIRGTNGTSNGIVPMLRVFNDTARYVDQGGGKRKGSFAIYIETWHADIFDFLDLKKNTGKEEMRARDLFFAMWTSDLFMKRVQEDTTWTLMCPNECPGLYDVYGEEFEALYLDYEFRGKGRKTIRARELWEKILESQIETGTPYMLYKDAANRKSNHKNLGTIRSSNLCTEIMEYTSKDEIAVCNLASISLPMFIDNGKFDHEALYNVTKRVTRNLNKVIDRNYYPVKEAENSNLRHRPVGLGVQGLADAFIMLRMPFTSDEAKALNQEIFETLYFAAVTASMEMAKEEGPYSTFAGSPMSQGEFQYNMWGLKDEELSGRWDWASLRKEVMEHGVRNSLLVAPMPTASTSQILGNNEAFEPYTSNIYTRRVLSGEFIVVNKHLLEDLVKLGLWNEDLKQEIMRHNGSVQNIDIIPQDLKDLYKTVWEMSMKDIIDMSRQRGYFIDQSQSLNLFMQDANYSKLTSMHFYAWQSGLKTGMYYLRTKSAVDAIKFTLNNDKKEETAPTLVAETEAISVEDYKAMLLKAQAADPEDCEMCGS; from the coding sequence ATGTATGTAGTAAAAAGAGATGGCCATAAAGAGCCGGTAATGTTTGATAAGATTACAGAAAGAATCAAAAAATTGTGTTATGGTTTAAATGAACTTGTAGATCCTGTTAAGGTAGCGATGAGAGTTATCGAAGGATTGTATGATGGGGTTTCTACTTCTGAATTAGATAATCTTGCGGCAGAAACGGCGGCTTCTATGACTATTGCGCATCCTGATTATGCACAATTAGCAGCACGTGTGGCAATTTCAAATCTACATTCAAATACTAAGAAATCGTTCTCAGAAACGATGAAGGATATGTACAATTACGTAAATCCAAGAAACGGACAAGACGCTCCGTTGCTTTCGGATGAAGTATTTAAAGTAATTCAGGAAAACTCTGCTTTCCTTGATTCTCATATCATTTATACAAGAGATTTTAATTACGATTATTTTGGTTTCAAAACCTTAGAACGTTCTTATTTGCTAAAAATTAATGGTAAAATCGTCGAAAGACCACAACATATGTTGATGCGTGTTTCGGTTGGTATTCACCTTGACGATTTAAAATCGGTAATTGAGACGTACGACTTAATGTCTAAAAAGTTCTTTACGCATGCAACACCAACGTTGTTCAATGCGGGAACTCCAAAACCTCAAATGTCTTCCTGTTTCCTTTTGGCCATGCAGGATGATAGTATTGATGGTATTTATGATACTTTAAAACAAACGGCTAAAATCTCGCAATCAGCGGGAGGAATTGGTCTTTCTATTCATAACGTTCGTGCGACCGGATCGTACATTCGTGGTACAAACGGAACTTCAAACGGAATTGTTCCGATGTTGAGAGTTTTCAACGATACCGCTCGTTATGTAGATCAGGGTGGTGGAAAACGTAAAGGAAGTTTTGCGATTTACATCGAAACCTGGCATGCTGATATTTTCGATTTCTTAGATTTAAAGAAAAATACAGGAAAAGAAGAGATGCGTGCGAGAGATTTATTCTTCGCAATGTGGACTTCAGATTTGTTCATGAAACGTGTACAGGAAGATACTACTTGGACGTTAATGTGTCCTAACGAATGTCCTGGTCTGTATGATGTTTATGGAGAAGAGTTTGAAGCATTGTATCTGGATTATGAATTTAGAGGAAAAGGTAGAAAAACGATTCGTGCACGTGAATTATGGGAGAAAATCCTGGAATCACAAATCGAAACCGGAACGCCTTATATGCTGTACAAAGATGCGGCAAACCGTAAATCAAACCACAAGAACTTAGGAACCATTCGTTCGTCTAACTTGTGTACTGAAATTATGGAGTACACTTCTAAAGATGAAATTGCAGTTTGTAACCTGGCGTCTATTTCGTTGCCAATGTTTATTGATAACGGTAAATTCGATCACGAAGCACTTTACAATGTTACCAAACGTGTAACGCGTAACCTGAACAAAGTAATCGACAGAAATTACTACCCGGTTAAAGAAGCAGAAAATTCTAACTTGCGTCACCGTCCGGTAGGATTAGGAGTGCAAGGTTTAGCAGATGCTTTTATCATGTTGCGTATGCCATTTACAAGTGATGAGGCAAAAGCATTAAATCAGGAAATTTTCGAAACATTATACTTCGCAGCCGTAACCGCTTCTATGGAAATGGCGAAAGAAGAAGGACCTTATTCAACTTTTGCGGGTTCTCCAATGTCTCAGGGAGAATTTCAATACAATATGTGGGGATTGAAAGATGAAGAATTATCAGGCCGTTGGGACTGGGCATCTTTAAGAAAAGAAGTAATGGAGCACGGAGTTCGTAACTCATTATTGGTTGCGCCAATGCCAACTGCTTCGACTTCACAGATTCTTGGAAACAACGAAGCTTTTGAGCCGTACACCTCAAATATTTATACACGTCGTGTATTGTCTGGAGAATTCATCGTAGTAAACAAACACTTACTGGAAGATCTGGTAAAACTTGGTTTATGGAACGAAGATTTGAAACAGGAAATTATGCGTCATAACGGATCAGTTCAAAATATTGATATTATTCCGCAAGACCTGAAAGATCTTTACAAAACAGTTTGGGAAATGTCGATGAAAGACATTATCGATATGTCACGTCAAAGAGGTTACTTCATTGACCAATCACAATCGTTGAACTTGTTCATGCAGGATGCTAACTATTCTAAACTAACGTCAATGCATTTCTACGCTTGGCAGTCAGGTTTAAAAACAGGAATGTATTACCTAAGAACAAAATCGGCGGTTGATGCGATTAAGTTCACACTGAACAATGATAAAAAAGAAGAAACAGCTCCAACATTAGTTGCAGAAACAGAAGCAATCAGCGTTGAGGATTATAAAGCAATGCTTTTAAAAGCACAAGCAGCAGATCCTGAAGATTGTGAAATGTGTGGATCTTAA